One Nicotiana sylvestris chromosome 12, ASM39365v2, whole genome shotgun sequence genomic window carries:
- the LOC138882708 gene encoding uncharacterized protein — protein MEVPKQASWLVRKLFIAREWWDNDITTISSFVQNGRFSIQKAYFHANPRYPKLHWKVLVMLTGILPKQQFILWMAIQRRLARVDRLAKWGIQNLWTGMLEWLSYQRKVESWEYEVQWLTTNVNKRNPRKTLLGVVFAAVVYHIWMERNERRFHNQRREVKDRTKDIVMQVHITGQKKCKWTPILSTLNSYPNCNS, from the exons ATGGAGGTCCCAAAGCAGGCTAGTTGGCTAGTAAGGAAACTGTTTATAGCAAGAGAATGGTGGGATAATGACATAACAACAATTTCATCCTTTGTTCAGAATGGGAGATTCAGCATTCAGAAGGCTTATTTTCATGCTAATCCAAGGTACCCCAAACTCCACTGGAAAGTACTAGTCATGTTGACTGGAATACTACCAAAGCAGCAATTCATCTTATGGATGGCAATACAAAGAAGGCTGGCCAGAGTTGACAGACTAGCAAAATGGGGAATTCAG AACTTATGGACAGGAATGCTAGAATGGTTAAGCTACCAGAGAAAGGTTGAAAGTTGGGAATATGAGGTGCAATGGTTAACCACCAATGTAAACAAGAGAAATCCAAGGAAAACTTTGCTAGGAGTGGTGTTTGCAGCAGTAGTATATCACATCTGGATGGAGCGAAATGAAAGAAGATTTCATAATCAGAGAAGAGAGGTCAAAGATAGAACAAAAGACATTGTCATGCAGGTGCACATAACAGGACAAAAGAAATGTAAATGGACACCAATATTGAGTACACTAAATAGTTATCCTAATTGTAATTCATAG
- the LOC104240804 gene encoding pectin acetylesterase 8-like, with amino-acid sequence MDDQYSFKGILSNKPNENPDFFNWNRVKVKYCDGSSFTGNIEEVDPVTGLHFRGARVFLAIMEDLLYKGMWKAENAILSGTSAGGLASILHCDKFRSFFSTSARVKCISDAGFFLNIKTILGEPHIEELYKRVATLHGSTKNLPQSCTSSYLDPSLCFFPEYVVQHIWTPLFVINSAYDSWQINNSLVPYNEWTYCKKDVNVCSPSQIQTLQDFRVIFIRTVINRIRPTSPSGYFMTSCHSHKGIETPSYWFYPNSPTLADKKIAQAVAEWFFVESSKFQEISCPYPCGKFCQS; translated from the exons ATGGATGATCAATATTCTTTTAAGGGAATATTAAGCAACAAGCCTAACGAAAATCCAG ACTTTTTTAATTGGAATAGAGTAAAGGTTAAGTATTGCGATGGGTCATCTTTTACCGGTAACATTGAAGAAGTTGACCCA GTTACTGGACTCCACTTCAGAGGGGCAAGAGTTTTCCTTGCCATCATGGAGGATTTATTATACAAAGGAATGTGGAAAGCTGAAAAT GCCATTTTGAGTGGAACTTCAGCAGGAGGATTAGCTTCAATACTACATTGTGACAAGTTTAGAAGCTTTTTCTCCACTAGTGCTAGAGTAAAATGCATTTCTGATGCTGGTTTCTTTTTAAATAT AAAAACTATTTTGGGTGAACCTCATATTGAAGAGttatataaaagagttgcaacaTTGCAC GGATCAACAAAGAACCTTCCACAATCTTGCACCAGCTCCTACTTAGACCCAAGTTTG TGCTTCTTCCCTGAATATGTAGTACAGCATATTTGGACACCACTTTTCGTTATTAATTCGGCCTATGACTCTTGGCAG ATAAACAACAGTTTGGTTCCTTATAATGAGTGGACATATTGCAAGAAAGACGTAAATGTATGCTCACCAAGTCAAATCCAAACTCTCCAAG ATTTCAGGGTAATATTTATAAGGACAGTTATAAATAGAATAAGACCAACTTCACCAAGTGGATATTTCATGACCTCCTGCCATTCCCACAAAGGCATTGAAACACCGAGTTACTGGTTCTACCCCAACTCTCCAACATTGGCTGATAAG AAAATTGCTCAAGCAGTTGCTGAGTGGTTCTTTGTCGAGAGTAGTAAATTCCAAGAGATATCTTGCCCTTATCCTTGTGGAAAATTTTGCCAAAGCTAG